GCTGCACCGTTGCGACGTCATTGACCGATTCGGCCATGAAGCGCGTCAACTCCTGGAAGCGCGTAAAGCGGTCGAGTTCAAGCGGATCGAACTCGGCCTGCCCCTCCTGCGCAACCCGCGCCTGCATCTGGCCTTCAGCCTGGATTTCGATTTCTCGCAACTGGCGGCGCAGACGAATGACGTTTTCGGTCAAGTCGAGCAGCGATCCTTTAAGGTTGCGCATTTCCCCTTCGATACGCGTCCGGGCAATGGCCAGTTCGCCAGCCTCATTGACCAGCCGGTCGACCAGGTCGGCGCGCATGCGCAAGCTACCGTATTGCGCTCCAGCCGCTTCGATTTCGGTGTCTGCCCCTGGATTTCCAGCCGGCATCGCCGTTTCGTCGTCTTCGGGATCGGCATCAGGTTCAGCGAGCAAATGCGCGCCGCGGCGGAATGCATCGACCGTCTGGGCCAGCGCATCGAAACCGGCCTCAAGTTCGTCGAACGGGATCCCATCAGGCGCGTTGGCCTTGAGCGTTTCATCAACCCGGGTTTCCAGCAGATGCGTCAGCTCGCCAAGGTTCATCGCCCCGGCCATGCGGGCATTACCCTTGAAAGTATGCAGCAGGCGGGCAATCGCCTTGGGATGAGCATCGAGTGTCGGGTCGGCACGCCAGGCGCGCAGATGGCTTGCCAGATCGCGCAGTTGGTCGCTGGCCTCTTCGAGGAAAATCGGCAGCAGCTGTTCGTCCAGCGTATCGTTGAGCAAGGGCGCCAACGGAATCGGCGCGCTGGCCGGTGCTGCAGGCGGCATCTCGGCGTGCAGCGGAATGATCTGTGCACTTTGCTGCGGCGGCGCTTCCGGGGTTTCGTCAACGGCTGGCGCAAGGAAGATTTCGTCCAGCGCGACAATCAGTTGCGGCTGTTCATCGGGTGCTTTTTGTGCCGCCAGGCCGGCGAACATTTCTTCGAGCATCATGATGCTCTGACGCACGGTTTCCAGGCCCTCGATGCTGTCCGGCTGGGCCGAACTGTCACGCCGCAGCAAGGCATGTTCGAGGGCGATAGCCAGGTGGTTGAGCGGCATCAGGCCGACCGTGGCTGAAATACCGCCCAGCGTGTGTGCGGCGCGTGTCATTTCAAAGGTTGTCGGCGCATCCGGCGTGGCGTTGAGCGCGGCATGACTATCGATCAGCGTCTGCAGATGGCCGCGTGCTTCTTCGCGGAAAATGTCGTAAAGCGTCGGCGCCGCAGGGGGCGCTGCAATTTCGGCTTTTTCGGGAGTTGACTGCAGCATTTGCTCGTCGGCGACCAGCAAATCCTCCAGCGCCTCGGCCGTAACCTGGAGATGCACATCGGCTTCGGCTTCGGCTTCGGCTTCCAGTATGTCGGTTTCCGGCAGATCAAGCAGGATCGATGGCGCATCGGTTGCGCTATCCGGCACCGGCAATTCAATTTGCTGAACGGCGGAGGTTGCTGCGGTCGACTCGACCGGCAGCGGCAATTCCGGGGCGCTGGCACCACGCAGTTGTGCCGCCATGGCAATCAATCCGGCCGGGTCGGGCAAGGCGCCCTGCCCGCTTTCGAGACAGGCCACCCAGGCGCTGAAAAGGCGATGCTCGTCGGCAATCATCGTGTGCAACGCCGGCGTAACCGGCAGATCCTGTTGCAGCCAGTGATTCAGGGTCTGTTCAAGCGCCCAGGCGGTTTCGCCCAGATCCTTGAGGCCGACCATGCGTCCGCTACCTTTCAGCGTGTGCGTTGAACGACGGATGATGGTCAGCGCGTCGACGTCATTTGCCGCGGCAACCAGTCGCGCGGCCTGCTCGCCGATCGTTTCCAGCACCTGGTTGGCTTCTTCAAGGAAGATGGCCAGCAGTTCGGCATCAATGTCGGCATGACTGGCTTCGGCCAGTTGCAATGTTGCGGCCGAGGGCGGCGGTGCGTCGAGCGTGCCGGACGGCAGGCCAGACAGCGCGGCATCGACGCCACCGCTTTGCAGGGCTTCGAGGGCCAGCTTGGCTGACTCGCCGAGCTCGCGGTCGGCCACCAGGTCGGCATCTTTTTGAATCGATTTGAGGTTCTGCTTGAGCTCGTCCTGCAGATTGAGATCTTCCGGCGATTCACGCAAGGCTTCGACAAGGTTGCGCGTTTCACGGGCTTGCTCGGCGAGTTGGGCTTCAACCGTGGCATGGGGCATTTCTGCCTCGGCCGCCGGGTCGACCGCGGCACCGCCTTTTTGACGACGAACGAAGGCATCGAAATCGGTTTCGCCGTGTTGCAGCGAATCGACGAAGAATCCGAGCAGGGAAAGCTGCTGGGCCAACGCCTCGAAGTCATCGTGTGTCGGTGTTTGATCCGGCGCGGCAAACTGGCGAATGTGTTCGCCGCAGGCTTTCAGACTGTTGACCGCGGCAAAGTGACCCAGCATCGCAAAAGCGCCGCCAATCTGCTTGAGCGGGCCGTCGATCGGTGCAAAATCCAGGCCCTTGGCCGGCTCGCGGAAGAAAACGTCGAGCGCCTGCTCGATCTGTGCCAGATTACTCTGAATTTCCTTGCCGACCTGGCCGATCAGCAGACGCTCCTGCGCCCGCCGTGTCATTTCATCGAGCGCCGGCAGGGCCTGGTCGCCGGCCATCGGTTTGCCGGCAATACAGGCGTACAGCCGGGCGACCATCAAATCGACCTGCTGGGCGAAATCGGTACCCAGGCGGTGGAAACTTTCCTGAGCGTTCTGCAACAGCAGAATCGCGGTCGCAACTTCCATGGCGACCGTATCGTTATGTCGTCCCGGCGCTTCGGAGAGCCAGTTGGCAATGGCCCCCAGACCCTGCCCCAGGCGTTTCAGGTCGGTATAGCCGATGTCCTCGGTCAGCGTCGCGCAGACTCGTGCATGGTCGACAAAACTGGTCAGGCTGCTGGCGCTGCCGGTGCAAAAGCGATTCCACAACTCCTCGGTCGTGGCCAGCGCTTCGCGCAATTTGCGCAACGCGGCATCCTGCGGTTTGGGACCGGCCAGAGGGACGGCCGATGGCAAAAGTGCCGACAAGGCAAAGGTCGATTGCACCTGGGCAATCTGCGGGCTGAGTTCCGCCGGGGCCTGCGCCACGTGATACAGGGCTTCGCGCATCACGCGTTCGGCGATACTGTTCGAGCCTTCGAGCAAACGCCGGATCTGGGCATCGAAATGCGAGCAAAGCTGGCGAGCCGACACATCGGCAGCGACTTCCGGGGCGGCCAGTGCATCAAGGAAAGCCAGCCCGACCCACCAGAACGAACGCGCCGCCGGTGCTTCCTGCAGCGCCTCGACGCCGGCCAGTGCCTGACGCATTTGCTGACGCCCGGCTTCGGCTTCCGCCGGTTTCTTGAGCCAGCTGAGCAGGCCTTTCTGGTAACGCATGCGCTCGGTCTTGAGCGCCGCTTTCAATTCGTCCGGACTGACCGTTGGCGCACCGGCCCAACGCTTGGGCGGCCGCAGGCTGAGATCGGGGTAAAACAGTTCGCTGGCATGGCCAGCCGGCATTCCGCGGGCGGCTTTCAAGGCCTGGCTGACAGGCAGAAGACGCAAAGGCTGGTTCGGTTCGCCAAGCATCAGGTCGTCGAGATATTGCCGCAAGGCCGACAAAGCCTGCCCGATTGCCGTCAAGCAAGCCTGATCGGCAAGCAGACGCCCTTCTTCAAGCCCTTGCAAGAGAAGTTCGAGCGAATCGCTGATCTGCGTGACACCATCCAGGCCGACGATGGCCAGGGCCCCGTGCACCTGGTGCACGTGGGTGCGACAGAATTTGAGCTGGGTGACATCGGTCCCGCCTGCCGACTGGGCCAGCGCCTGCTCGGCACGCTCCAGCGCCAGGTCGATCTCCGCCTTGACCCAGGAGAGCGGGCCCAAATCAAATTCCGTTGCCGCGTTCATGGTATCCCGTGCTGCCTATCAATCGACCTTGAAGCCGGCGACCGAGCCCTTGAGTTCGGAAGCCAGCGCCGTCAGTTCATCCACGGCCTCGGCGGTGCGCTGCGTACCGGCGGTGGTTTGCTCGGTCACCCGCAGAATGTCCTGCATCAGCGTTGCCACGTGCGAGGCCGAATTGGCCTGGGTTTGTGTCGAGCTTGAAATATCCTGAATAAGGTCGGCCAGATCGCGCGACACCTGACCGATTTCGGTCAGCGCCTGACCGGCCGCGTCGGACAGCTTGGCCCCCTCGACCACACCCTGGGTCGATTGCTCCATGGCGGAAACCGCATCCTGCGTATCGGTCTGAATGGTTTTCACAATCGCCGCAATCTGCTTGGTTGCTTCGCCGGAGCGCTCAGCCAGTCGCTGCACTTCTTCCGCCACCACGGTAAAGCCGCGACCGGCATCGCCGGCCGAAGCCGCCTGGATGGCAGCGTTCAAGGCCAGCACGTTGGTCTGTTCGGTAATGTCGGAAATCAGCTCCACGATTTCGCCAATTTCCTGTGAACTTTCGCCAAGGCGCTTGATTCGCTTCGAGGTTTCCTGAATCTGCTTGCGAATTTCGTTCATGCCCTTGATCGAGTCATGTACCGCCTGCGTCCCCTTTTCGGCGGCCATCAGCGACTGGCGCGCAACCTGGGCGGACTGCGTTGCATTGCCGGAAACCTGGCTCATCGAGCTGGCCATTTCCAGTGCCGACTGGCCGACTTCCTGAATTTCAAGCGACTGGCGCTCGGCCGCGCTGAGCAATTCGGCCGAAGTCTGGCGGGCGATTTCAGTCGCTGCCGTGACTCGATTTGCCGCATCGTTGATCCGCCCGACCAGCACGCGCAGTTCTTCAATCGTGTAGTTGATCGAGTCGGCGATGGCGCCGGTAATGTTTTCGCTCACGGTGGCCGTTACGGTCAGATCACCGTCAGCCAGATCGCCCAGTTCGTTCATCAGGCGCAGAATGGCGTCCTGGTTTTCACGATTGGTCTGCTCCGAGGTTTGACGCTGCTGGTCAGCAGCCAGCGCCCGGCGCCCGGTATCGTCGAGATAGACCTTGGCAAGCAGCGCCAGCGTGGCCAACGAGGCGAGCAACAAGATCAGAAGCAAAACAATATAGATCGCCCGTTCGGAAAGGCTGTCCTGATAGCCGCGAGCCAGGTCATCGGTTGCCTTGAGCAGTTCCTCGCTCTCGCGGAAAATCCGCGAACCGGCTTGCTTGGAAAGCACCAGCGGCTGGATGTTGCCCAGAATGCTGGCGATCGCTTCCTGATACTCCTTGAACGCCGTATCGAGCTCGGCCAGTTTGGCCCGGCTTTCCGGATCGTTGCTGCCGGACAGGCGGAGCATGTCGTTGCCCTTGCTCAGGCCTGCCAGAATATCGCGGAAGGCATTGGTATCCTTGCCGAGCAGGAAGGCGACTTCAGGGTTGATTTCATCGCCGACCAGCAAGGCCGAAGCATTCTTGGCGATCCGCTGAGTCAACATCACCAATTGATTGGCGGCCGCAATCTCGCGGGCCGAACTGCCGGCCTGCAACTTGAGGGCGGCCAGTTGATCGGTCAGTTCCAGCATGGCCGGATTCTTGTTGTCGATCGTGGCCACGTTGCGACCAAGCGCAACCAGGCTTTTCTCTTGGGCGATCACCGCCTGGGCGTCCTTGTCCGTCGATACCCAACGCTGGTTCAATGCCTCGATGCCTGCCAGCATCGAACCGGATGAAGCCGGCACATTGACGCCACCGATGTCGCCGCCTTCCGTCAGACGTTGCAGCAACTGGGCAAAGGTTTCGCGCGACTCGGCCAGTTGCGTGAAGGCTGCCGCATTACCCTGCAGCGCCAGGGAAGAGGCTTTGGCCAGTCGCTGCGAGAGCATGCGCATTTCACCGGAGGCGGCGATATAAGCCGTGCCATGGGTCGACTCGCGATTGTCGTGGAAGACCAGCGCCGCAATCACCAGCAGCAGAACCACAAAGACACCGCCCAGTGTCTTCATCTGCTGGACGACCGGCTGCTTGGCGATGAATGCGGGCAACTGCAATTTTGCGGTCAACCCATCATTCGGACGATTAAGGCTATTAGCCATGAAAACTCTCCACTGGGGTCCCGGAAAATCCGGGATCAGAACCCGATATTCATGAAATCTTGATCGACGAGCAGGTCGCGCACCGAAAGCTTGCGCCAGACCTGTCCATTTACATCCGTGTAACGTGCTGCGGCCCAGGCCGGTGCTGCATCATCCGCCGCCGCCAGGGCAAAATTCTCGGGATTTTTCAGCCCCAGCATGCGCGACACGAGCAGCGCAGAGTTGGCCCCGAATTTGGTCCCGACAAGCAAGAGGCGCGCACTGGCATTCTGTGCAGTCGGTGCTCCGCCGCGAAAAGCCGAAAAATCAGTCACTGCATGCAGGTTGCCGCGGATATTGGCGATTCCGGCAAACCACGGCTGCGTCAGCGGCACGCTCATCATGACCGGCGCCTGGACGACTTCACCACTATCGGCAAGGTCGACCAGCCAAGGCTCGTTGCCCGCCTCGACACCCAGCCAGGCAGCCGTTCCCTTGCCCTGTGCGGCCGTTTTGAGACGACCGGACAGGTATTCCTGAAAATCCCTGAGGCTGACTTTCCGGGCCATACCGCTCAGGGCAGGGCCGAGACGCGCTGCAGCAACTCGTCTGCATTGAGCGGCTTGACCAGATAATCCACCGCCCCCTGGCGCAAGCCCCAGATCTTGTCGGTTTCCTGCCCCTTGGAGGTGCAGACGATGATCGGAATGTCCTTGGTTTCATCATCGCGAGTCAGCGTTCGCGTCGCCTGGTAACCGTTCAAGCCGGGCATGACGACATCCATCAGGATCAAATCCGGCTTTTCCGACTTGGCCTTGGCAATGCCTTCTTCGCCGTTTTCGGCAGTAATCACCGAATAACCGGCCTTGACCAGCACGTCGACCGTGAAAAAGCGTTCGGTGGGAGAGTCATCGACAACGAGGATATTCTTGACTGGCATTCTGGTTCTCTGAGCTTACGAAGTGGATTCTGTCGCGGACGGAAAGGCAAATCTGGCGACCGTCTGCAGCAGGCTGTCCTTGGTAAAGGGCTTGGTCAGATATTCGGAAGAGCCGACCATACGGCCGCGAACCCGGTCAAACAGGCCATCCTTTGAAGAAAGCATGATGACCGGGGTGGATTTGTAACGGGGATTTTTCTTGATCAGCGCACAGGTCTGATAGCCATCGAGGCGCGGCATCATGATGTCGCAGAAAATAACGCTGGGCTGGTGATCGGCGACCTTGGCCAGGGCATCGAAACCATCTTCGGCGAGGACAACCTGACAGCCGGCCTGGACGAGAAAAATCTCGGCGCTTCGCCGTATCGTGTTGCTGTCGTCAATGACCATGACCCTGACGCCGCGCAGTGTTGTTAGATCAGCCAATTCCCCGCCCTCTGGCCTGTTATGGAACGTTCATACGTTCTCGGCATCTTACTACGGAAGTCGTAGGTAAACGTAGTCGTCAATTCAGTGTTGCCACATTGTCACAGCGGCGTCCTCACCGTCAGATTCGGATAAAATCGCGGCCATCTTACCGAATCCCCTTCGTGTCTGCCAACGACGCGATCTTCATGACCACAAACACGCCAAAAGCCTCTCTTCTTCCTTCCGTTCTGGTCTTTGCAGCAAGCGACCCTTCGTCGGGCGCAGGTATACAAGCAGACATCATGACGCTGGCCAGCCTCGGCTGCCATCCCTTGACCGCCTTGACCGCCATTACGGTTCAGGACACGGTCGGCGTGCAAAGCGTGCACCCGCTCAGTGCCGAATTGCTTGAGCAGCAGGCCCGCACGGTACTCGAAGACATGCCGGTTGCGGCCTTCAAGATCGGTGTTCTGGCCAGCCTGGAAAACGTTCTGGCCGTCGCCGAAATTGTCGGCGACTACCCGGAAATCCCGCTGATTTTTGATCCGGTCCTGGCATCCGGACGGGGCGATGAATTTTCCGACGAGGAAATCATCACCGCCATGCGCGAAATGCTGTTGCCGCAAACCACGCTGCTGACCCCCAACGCGCCTGAGGCACGCCGCCTGGCCGAAAATCCGGACGATGAAAATGAGCCGTCGATCGAAGTTTGCGCCCAGCGCCTGATCGAAATGGGCGCGCAGTATGTCCTGATTACCGGCACGCACGAAAACACGCCACAGGTCGTCAACACGCTCTACGGCGCCGAAGGCATCATCCGCCGCGACGACTGGGAACGCCTGCCCGGCAGCTATCACGGCTCGGGCTGCACGCTGGCGTCGGCCATTGCCGGCTGCATCGCTGGCGGCGCCAGTGTCGAGGACGCCGTGCGCGACGCCCAGGACTACACCTGGCAAACGCTGGCCAATCCGTTGCGCCCGGGCATGGGGCAATTCATCCCCGACCGCTTTTTCTGGGCCAGAAGCGAAGAAGAACCCGAAGATGCCCCGAAAGCCGGCGATGCCGTCTAAATTGCGTGGCCTGTACGCCATCACCCCCGACCAGACCGATGGCAAACGCTTGCTGGCCGACGTCGAAGCGGCCCTGCGCGGCGCTTGCCGCATCATTCAATACCGCGACAAGACCAGTTCGCCGGCAGAACGCGTGGTGCGCGCCCGGCAACTGCGCGAATTGACGGCAGACCATCAGGCAAAACTGCTGATCAACGACGATCTGGCACTGGCCGTGCTGGTCAAGGCCGATGGCGTTCATCTTGGCGCCGACGACGGCAACCTGGTTGCCGCCCGGGCCATACTCGGACCAGACAAAATCCTGGGTGCCTCTTGTTACGCCAGTCTTGCGCTGGCCCGCACAGCGGCGCAAGCCGGCGCCGACTACGTCGCTTTCGGCGCCGTTTATCCTTCGCCGACCAAACCGAACGCCCCGCTTGCCACGGTCGACCTGTTCCAGCAGGCAAAATCCACGCTGGCCGCTGCCAGCTGCGGCATCGGCGGCATCACGACCGACAACGCCGCCCCCTTGCTGGCCGCCGGCGCCGATCTGCTGGCCGTCATTACCGATCTTTTTTCCGCGCCGGACATCACCGCCCGCGCCGCCGCCTATCAACGTCTTTTCGAGGAATCCAAGGCATGACCTCTCGCAACCAGCAACTTTTCGAACGCGCCCAGCGCCACATTCCCGGCGGCGTCAATTCACCGGTGCGCGCCTTCCGCTCGGTCGGTGGCACGCCGCTGTTTTTCCAGAAGGGCATTGGCCCGAAGGTGCAGGATGCGGACGGCAAGTGGTACACCGACTACGTCGGCTCGTGGGGCCCGATGATCCTCGGCCACGCCCACCCCGATGTGATTGCCGCCGTCCAGGCCGCCGTGGTCGATGGCCTGTCCTTCGGCGCACCGACCGAGAAGGAAGTCGATATCGCCGATCTGCTGTGCGAACTGGTGCCATCCATGGACATGGTGCGCCTCGTTTCCTCCGGCACCGAAGCTACGATGAGCGCCATCCGCCTGGCCCGCGGCTACACCGGGCGCGACATCCTGATTAAGTTCGAGGGCTGCTACCACGGCCATTCCGACGGCCTGCTGGTCAAGGCCGGCTCCGGCCTGCTGACCTTCGGCAACCCGTCGTCGAGCGGCGTGCCAGCCGGCACCGCTGAAACGACCATGGTGCTGACTTACAACGACCCGCAGGAACTGGCCGACGCCTTCGCCAAGCATGGCGACAAGATCGCCGCCGTGATCGTCGAGCCGGTGGTCGGCAACATGAACCTGATCGCCCCGACGCCGGAATTCCTCAAAGCCATGCGCGAGCTGTGCACCAAGAACGGCTCCGTGCTGATTTTTGACGAAGTGATGACCGGCTTCCGCGTCGGCCTGAAGAGCGCCCAAGGCCTGTTCGGCATCACGCCCGACCTGTCCACTTTCGGCAAGGTGGTCGGCGGTGGCATGCCGCTGGGTGCTTTCGGCGGCAAGCGCGAAATCATGGAAAAAATCGCCCCGCTCGGCCCGGTCTATCAAGCCGGCACCTTGTCCGGCAACCCGATCGCCACGGCCGCCGGCCTGGCCACGCTCAAACTAATTCAGGAAAACGGCTTTTACGAAGCGTTGACCGCAAAAACCAAGGCCCTGTGCGACGGCCTGGTCGGCGCAGCGAAAAAACATGGCATCGCCTTTGCCGCCCAGAACGTCGGCGGCATGTTCGGCCTCTATTTTGCCGAGAAGTGCCCGGGCACCTACGACGAAGTCCTGGCCTGCGACAAGGAAGCCTTCAACCGCTTCTTCCACGCCATGCTCGACGCTGGTCATTACTTTGCACCGTCGGCCTTCGAAGCCGGTTTCGTCTCGGCAGCGCACAGCCAAGCCGACATTGCCGCCACGATTGCGGCCGCTGACGCCTGGTTTGCCACGCAAAAATGAGCCCAACCCAAGCCTGGCTCATTCTTTTCGTCGCCGGCCTGTGCGAAGTGGGCTGGGCGGTCGGCCTGAAATATACCGAGGGATTCAGCCGGCTCTGGCCCTCGGCGGCGACCGTGCTGGCCATGGTCGCCAGCGTCGTGCTGCTCAGTTGGTCATTGAAGGTTTTGCCGCTCGGCACGGCCTATGCGATCTGGACCGGCATCGGCGCGGTCGGCACGGCGATTCTGGGTATCTACCTGTTTGGCGAATCACGGGAAGCGGCGCGGCTGGCCAGTATCGGCCTGATTGTGGCCGGCATTGTCGGCCTCAAGCTGCTGACGCCGGACTCACATTAGGAATAGCGTCGCCAGACCGAGGAAGATGAAGAAACCGCCCGAATCGGTCAGGGCGGTAATCATCACCGACCCGCCAATGGCCGGGTCGGCGCCGAATTTCTGACGCAGCAACGGAATTCCCACCCCGGCGGACGCAGCCAGCAGCAAATTCAGCGTCATCGCTGCCGTCATCACCAGACCCAGCTTGAAGCTGCCGTACAACCACCAGGCTGAAATCCCCAGCAGGCCGCCCCAGATCAGGCCGTTGATCGTTGCCACGCCGAGCTCCTTGCGCAGCAGGCGACGCATCGCATCCGGCTGCACCTGGCCCATGGCAATCGCCCGGACAATCATCGTGATCGTCTGGTTGCCCGAGTTGCCGCCGATCCCGGCAACAATTGGCATCAGTGCAGCCAGTGCCACGAGTTTCTCGATCGAATCTTCAAAAGCGCCAATCACGCGCGAGGCGATAAAGGCGGTAACCAGATTGATCGCCAGCCAGGCCCAGCGGTTTTTCACCGAATCCCAGACCGAAGCAAAGATATCTTCCTCTTCACGCAGACCGGCCTGCGCCAGTTGCTCGCTCTCGGCCTCTTCGCGGATGAAGTCCACCACCGCATTGACGGTCACGCGGCCAACCAGCCGTCCTTCCGGATCGACGACCGGGGCCGACACCAGATCGTAGCGTTCGAACGCCTTGGCGGCTTCGTCGGCCAGATCGTCCGGTTCAAGTTCGACAAAGTCGGTCTGCATCAAGGCGCCGACTTCGACCTCGACTTCATTGACCAGCAGGATATTCAACGGCAACACGCCTTTCAGGCGTTCGTCGCGGTCGACCACGAAAAGTTGGTCGGTATGGTCGGGAAGTTCGTCGAAACGGCGCAGATAACGCAAAACCACTTCAAGCGAAACATCTTCGCGCACCGTGACCATGTCAAAATCCATGATCGAGCCGACCGACTCCTCCGGGTACGACATGGCGGCGCGCAACTGCTCGCGCTCTTCGACCGACAAGCCGCGGAAAACGTCGTCGATAACCCCTTGCGGCAGGTCGGGCGCCAGGTCGGCAAGCTCGTCGGCATCCAGCGTTTCAGCCGCCGCGACCAGCTCGGTCCGCTCCATCGAGTCGATCAGCGTTTCGCGAACGGCATCCGAGACTTCGAGCAGGATTTCGCCTTCGCGCTCGGCCTTGACCAGATCCCAGGCAATCAAGCGCTCATCGAGCGGCAAAGCTTCCAGAATGTAGGCAATGTCGGCCGGGTGCATCGGCTCAAGCTTGTGCTGCAGCTCGTTCAGATGCTGCTTGTGCACCATGTCCTCGACCAGGTCGTGGCGTGGCCCTTCCTGGCGATGCACCAACTCTTCGACCAATTTATGCCGCGCGAGCAGGGTCTGCACCTCGGCGAGGCGCTCCTGCAAGTCTTCGGTATCGGTCAGTTGGGCTTCTTCGCTCATGGTGCGCTGCGGCAAAAGGTGCGCCATTTTAGCACCGGGCGGATGTCAGGGTTTTGACAAAATAACTGCGGAAAACCCTTAATTTGCAGCGTTCAGGGCACTTCGGCGCCCGGCATGCGCGCCAGGATGATGCCGGTCTTGCGTCCCAGGCCGGATGCCCCGCGATTTTTGTCGTAATAACGCGGATTGGGCACCATCCCGGCCAGCCGGGCAGCCTGTTCCGGCCCGAGCTGGGCGGCGCCGACATTGAAATAATGCCGGGCGGCGGCCTCGGCACCGAAAACCCCGTTGCCCCACTCGATCACGTTGAGATAGACCTCGAAAATCCGCCGCTTGCTCCACAGATTTTCCAGCATCAAGGTAATGATCGCCTCTTCGGCTTTGCGAAAATACGATTTGCTCGGCGTCAGGAAAAGATTCTTGGCCAGTTGCTGGCTAATGGTCGAGCCACCGGCCACGAAACGACCTTTCTTCTGGTTCTTTTCCATGGCTTTCTGGATACCTTCCCAGTCGAAGCCTTCATGATCGACGAACTTGGCATCTTCGGCTGCGATAATCGCCCGTTTCAGATGAATTGAAATCCGTTCATAAGGCACCCATTCCTTCTTCAGCACGGCATCGGGTTTGTTGACGCGCAACTCGGCCAGACGGATGTCCATGAAGCGGGTTGTACCGGGATTCGCCCAGCCCCAGAACAGCACCCAACCCAACAACCATAGTTGCCAGACGAGAAACAAGCCGAGCAGGCCGAGCAGCGCCCATTTGAGCCCGCGGCCCAGGGCTTTCATGCGCCGAGTTTCGCCCGCAAGTCGGCCAGCACAACGCCGGTTTCAGGACGCACGCCGCGCCAGATGAAGAAAGCCTCGGCTGCCTGTTCGACCAGCATGCCCAGGCCGTCCACGCAGCTGGCTGCGCCCTGCTCGCGCGCCAGTTTCAAGAACGGGGTTTCGCCTTTGCCATACATCATGTCGTAGGCCAGTGCGCCGGCCGCAAAAACACCGGCGGGCAGGGGCAGGCTTTCACCAGACAAACTGGCCGATGTTGCATTGATCACCACATCGAATTGCCGCCCGTCGATTTCGGCAAAACTACCGCCGTCGACCGCGGCAAGCGCAGAAAAACTGCCGGCCAGGGCCACCGCCTTGTCGGCGCTGCGGTTGGCGATGAACAGGCTGGCTGGCCCACTCGCCAGAATCGGGGCAATCACGCCACGCGAAGCGCCACCGGCCCCCAATAGCAGAACACGCTTGCCGGCCAGTGGCAGGCCGGCATTGCATTCGATGTCGCGCACCAGACCGGCGCCATCGGTATTGTCGCCATGGATCTCAGCGCCCTTGAAAATCAGCGTGTTGACCGCCCCGGCGCGCTGCGCCCGATCGCTCAACCGGGTACTCAGGCGGAAAGCCTCTTCCTTGAAGGGCACCGTGACATTGGCGCCCTTGCCGCCACTGGCGACAAATGCGGAAATTGCCTCGGCAAAGCCGTCGACCGCAGCAAGACGTGCCTCGTAGTGCAAATCCTGGGCACAAGCCTGGGCAAAACGCGTGTGGATGTCAGGCGACCGGGAATGGGCAATCGGATTGCCGAATACGGCGTAGAGATCGGTCATTTGGCAGAAAGTTGATCGCCCTGGGTGAAGTACCAGGTGCGGGTGATTTCGAGAACATCGGTATCGCGCCGAATATCGGGCGGAAACGGCGAATAGGGCCCGGCCATCTGGACGATCCGCCGCGCCGCATCGTCCAGCATCTTGTGGCCGGACG
The sequence above is drawn from the Dechloromonas sp. TW-R-39-2 genome and encodes:
- a CDS encoding methyl-accepting chemotaxis protein; this translates as MANSLNRPNDGLTAKLQLPAFIAKQPVVQQMKTLGGVFVVLLLVIAALVFHDNRESTHGTAYIAASGEMRMLSQRLAKASSLALQGNAAAFTQLAESRETFAQLLQRLTEGGDIGGVNVPASSGSMLAGIEALNQRWVSTDKDAQAVIAQEKSLVALGRNVATIDNKNPAMLELTDQLAALKLQAGSSAREIAAANQLVMLTQRIAKNASALLVGDEINPEVAFLLGKDTNAFRDILAGLSKGNDMLRLSGSNDPESRAKLAELDTAFKEYQEAIASILGNIQPLVLSKQAGSRIFRESEELLKATDDLARGYQDSLSERAIYIVLLLILLLASLATLALLAKVYLDDTGRRALAADQQRQTSEQTNRENQDAILRLMNELGDLADGDLTVTATVSENITGAIADSINYTIEELRVLVGRINDAANRVTAATEIARQTSAELLSAAERQSLEIQEVGQSALEMASSMSQVSGNATQSAQVARQSLMAAEKGTQAVHDSIKGMNEIRKQIQETSKRIKRLGESSQEIGEIVELISDITEQTNVLALNAAIQAASAGDAGRGFTVVAEEVQRLAERSGEATKQIAAIVKTIQTDTQDAVSAMEQSTQGVVEGAKLSDAAGQALTEIGQVSRDLADLIQDISSSTQTQANSASHVATLMQDILRVTEQTTAGTQRTAEAVDELTALASELKGSVAGFKVD
- a CDS encoding chemotaxis protein CheW, giving the protein MARKVSLRDFQEYLSGRLKTAAQGKGTAAWLGVEAGNEPWLVDLADSGEVVQAPVMMSVPLTQPWFAGIANIRGNLHAVTDFSAFRGGAPTAQNASARLLLVGTKFGANSALLVSRMLGLKNPENFALAAADDAAPAWAAARYTDVNGQVWRKLSVRDLLVDQDFMNIGF
- a CDS encoding response regulator transcription factor, with protein sequence MPVKNILVVDDSPTERFFTVDVLVKAGYSVITAENGEEGIAKAKSEKPDLILMDVVMPGLNGYQATRTLTRDDETKDIPIIVCTSKGQETDKIWGLRQGAVDYLVKPLNADELLQRVSALP
- a CDS encoding PleD family two-component system response regulator, with the protein product MVIDDSNTIRRSAEIFLVQAGCQVVLAEDGFDALAKVADHQPSVIFCDIMMPRLDGYQTCALIKKNPRYKSTPVIMLSSKDGLFDRVRGRMVGSSEYLTKPFTKDSLLQTVARFAFPSATESTS
- a CDS encoding hydroxymethylpyrimidine/phosphomethylpyrimidine kinase — protein: MTTNTPKASLLPSVLVFAASDPSSGAGIQADIMTLASLGCHPLTALTAITVQDTVGVQSVHPLSAELLEQQARTVLEDMPVAAFKIGVLASLENVLAVAEIVGDYPEIPLIFDPVLASGRGDEFSDEEIITAMREMLLPQTTLLTPNAPEARRLAENPDDENEPSIEVCAQRLIEMGAQYVLITGTHENTPQVVNTLYGAEGIIRRDDWERLPGSYHGSGCTLASAIAGCIAGGASVEDAVRDAQDYTWQTLANPLRPGMGQFIPDRFFWARSEEEPEDAPKAGDAV
- the thiE gene encoding thiamine phosphate synthase, translated to MPSKLRGLYAITPDQTDGKRLLADVEAALRGACRIIQYRDKTSSPAERVVRARQLRELTADHQAKLLINDDLALAVLVKADGVHLGADDGNLVAARAILGPDKILGASCYASLALARTAAQAGADYVAFGAVYPSPTKPNAPLATVDLFQQAKSTLAAASCGIGGITTDNAAPLLAAGADLLAVITDLFSAPDITARAAAYQRLFEESKA